The following are from one region of the Coffea eugenioides isolate CCC68of chromosome 2, Ceug_1.0, whole genome shotgun sequence genome:
- the LOC113763313 gene encoding LYR motif-containing protein At3g19508, which yields MVCSKMQKALRAYGEVLRLIRRLPQDTRGYYAKYARENFVNYRDVDPKDTQAMQELLQRTYAHSLWVLNKYSVDQSVAEKLKGVCEA from the exons ATGGTTTGTAGCAAAATGCAGAAAGCTTTAAGAGCCTACGGGGAAGTGCTGAGGCTAATTAGGCGACTTCCGCAGGACACTAGAGGTTACTATGCCAAATATGCCCGCGAAAACTTCGTCAACTACCGAGATGTCGACCCAAAAGACACCCAAGCTATGCAGGAACTCCTCCAACGCACTTATGCCCATTCCCTCTGGGTCCTTAACAAG TATTCAGTGGATCAATCCGTGGCTGAGAAGCTGAAAGGTGTCTGTGAGGCTTGA